The DNA sequence TGGCTGAAGCGGTCGCTTGATTGGTCAAGCTTGCTGATTTGCATGTCAAGCTGTCTTACTGCAAAGTCAAGGCGGGGTTTCAGCGGCGGCGGGGGCTGCACGGTGTCTTTTAGGGCGTTGATCATTGAGTCGCCTTCTTTTTTAGATTCCCATTTTTTAGCAAATCGTTCAGACATGTTAACATCCTCTTGAACACCGATACGGCAAATGACGCTTTTAATTGTTGCTAACATGCAGGTATATATGTAAAAAACAGTGCGTGTTTCCTGCGCGATCAAGTTAACCACAATCACCTGCAAGCATAGAAGAAAAAGGCAGTCACCACCAAAATCCCAAAAGAGAGGAATTAAAGCGCTCTTAACCTAAAAACACGTAAAATTGATATGCTGAAAATCAGAAGATACCGCCGACTATGAACGCGACCAGCGCCAGCATCATCGCGTATTTCCATATGTGCCGTGCTTTGTTGGGGTTTTTAAACAGCAGCGGCATCGAGCACAGAAACACCGCGTCGGCGACAAGTACCACACCAAGGTAGCCTATGCCTAAAAGCCCCAGCGGATAATACGCCACGACGCTAAGAACGATGGCGAGGAGCAGAAGCGCTATGGCTATGGCGTTGGCTTTCTTTACACCGATGATTTTAGGCAGACTCTTTTGGTTACTGTCCCCCCGCATGTCCTCAACGTCCTTGACGACTTCGCGGGCGGTAATCGAGAGAAAAGCCGCTGCAGCCATAAACAAGACGGGGCCGACGTTGCCCACTATGACGCCGCCGTAGATAAACGCTAAAACCGCCAGCAACCCAATAAAGATGTTGCCGAAAGCCTTCACCCGCTTCTTCACCGAGAAATCATAGGTTAACTCCAAAACCAAAGCTGCTAAAACCACGATAACCGACAAAACCCCCGCCTGCAAAGCCACCAGCGCACCCAAAACAAGCGAAACAGCGAAAAGCACACCTGAATAAGCCAATGCGGCGCGGGGGCTTATTTTTCCTGAGGGGAGAGGGCGTTCGGGATGGTTGATTTTGTCGGCTTCACAGTCAAAATAGTCATTTAATGTGTTGCTTGCGCTGGTGAAGGTGAAACCGACAAAGAACGCGAGGACTGCAGGTACCCAGAGGGCAGTTATGCCTGTTCCAGCCGCCACAAATACAGCGGCAAATATGGCGACTGCGCCAAGCAGCGAGGTGAATGGGCGGCCCAGCGCAAAGAGGGCAGAAGCTTTAGAGGCGGCTTGGTTAGAACTCATAGGTTTCGGGTCCAGATGAGCCTGCAATCACGGCTCGCTTGGAGTTGGGGGGATACTTGCTGGGTTGAGGCGATTTTTCGCTGAACAGTTGTCTGTGCACAAAGTAGAGGTCTTCTTCGCGCTGTTTACGAATCAACTCTTTTTCGCCTGCACCGTAGCGTTTCAGGTACTGCGTACCCGAGTTAAGCACCTTTGAGCGCACGGAGAGCGCGATAAGTGTAAGAAGCTGCTGGTCTGACCAGGTGGAGCCCGCGGAGCCCTGCTGCACATACATCAAGCTGCTGAAGTCCGAACGGTAAGGCGGCAGCATCATGCCCGTGGGAAACTGGAATTTTGTATGCCGCACCGTCACGTCGATGTTGGGTAACTCACGGAAAATCTCGGGGTGCTTAATCGCCCAATCCAGCGAGTAGTTGATAAGAAAAATCGCGCAGAAAGAGGTGTTCTTCTCGGTTTTCCGCATAAGTTCCTGAAGCTGCAACGCGAAGTTGCCGGCGTGTCCTGATGGCTCAAGGCTTTCGCCTAAATCGCCTAGAAAACAGAGTTTAACATTGTATTTTTGCGCGTATTCTTCGTAGATGGGGAAGAGGTTTTTGAGGCCTACAAAGATGTCGGGGTAATTCTCGCGGTTTTTATGTTTCTCCTCGATGACGTTGATGTAGCATGCAGGCATACCCAGCACCCGCAGCATATGGATGACGCGTAGGCAGAATATGCCGCCGTCGAAGTAGGCGTCTTGGCCCTTCTGCGCTGTGGAGGTACGCATGCCATCGGTCATTTCGTAGATGACGGTGCGTAGCAGTTCATCGTCGATGTTTTCTATGTCAAGAGTTTTGCAGAGTTCTTGGAAGCGACTTTTGATGGTTTGGTCAGTTAGCAAATCATATACGGGTTGCAAGTGGTTCCCTCTGAGATGTTAGTAAGGGATAATATGCGTCCAAAATATAATACTTGCTTTAGCCAGGGCATATTTTGGGCAAAAAACGGTGACTGCACCGACAAGGCAAAAAGATGGAGACAACGGAGGCTTCAACGCGGTGACTGCACAACATATATAATTTCATTTGCAGGCAAAATATATGGAAAGCAATGTCAAATCACCCCCCGATATCCCAATCAAAAATTAAAAAACAGAAAGCCCTACGGGTGCTGCTGATGATTGTGGGCACCATCTCGCTTGCGCTAGGCACCATCGGATTATTCCTACCCATCTTGCCCACGACGCCTTTTCTTTTGCTTGCCGCCGCCTGTTACCTGCGGAGTTCGGAGCGGATGCATAAGTGGCTGCTTGGGAACCGATGGTTTGGGGAATACATAAAGAACTATCAGGCGGGGCGGGGCATACCGATGAAAACTAAGCTTGTAGCGTTGGCGGTTTTGTGGGGTACGATTTTGTACTCGACGTTTTTTGTGGTTGATGAGGTCTTGGTTTTGCAGGTTGTGCTGGTGGCTATTGCGGTGGGGGTAAGTGCCCATTTGATTAGGCTGCCGACTTTCAAGGGAACATGTAGAAACCAGCCGCAGAAGAGCCTATGAGAAACATTAAAAGCCCCAGCAGACAACCTATCACATACAGAATCGTTGGTGAAACTGCTTGAGTGACAATTACGCACCCCTCGTCGGCGATAGTTACGCTCCAGACAAAATCCGAGTTATCATTCCAGTCGGCGGCAAAGCCACCCGCCTGCTGCCCTTGACGGCGGAAACCAGCAAAGCCTGCCTGCGCCTGCTTAACCGGCCGCTGGTGGAGTTTTCGCTTCTCTCGCTGGCAAGCCAGGGAATACGTAATTTTATCTTCGGCGTCAAAGGCTACACCAACTATCGGGACCTGTTTGATTATTTCGAGTCAGGCTACGGCTTCTCAGCCCGCTACAACATTAAACCCCGAATTCACATCAAATATCAACCGAATTTTCCTGATTTAGGCAGCGCGGACTCTGCACGCCTGAACATGGAGTACTATGAGCTATGCAACCCCGTCTTTGCCGTGCAGGGCGACAACATCTTTGATTTACAGGTCAAAAAACTCTTTGATTTTCACAGGGAAAAAGAAGCCTGCCTCACCATTGTGCTGCGGGAGGTCGATAACGTGGAGGGCTTTGGCATCGCGGACCTTGACAAGGACGGGCGAATTATGCGTTTCGTCGAGAAACCATTGCCTAAAGATGCCCCCAGTAACCTTGCTAACACGGGGCTGTATGTGATTTCGCCGGAAGTGAAAAAAATCTTCAAAGAGAAGGGCGTGCAGCAAATCATCAAAGAAAAGAACCGCCTGGACTTCGGCTACGACTTCATCCCCTACGTTATCGAGTCGGGGCGTCCAGTGTACGGCTACACGCTTAAGGGCAGCTGGTTTGATGTGGGTACACCTAAGAATTATTTGGAAGCCATGAAGAACCTGCTGCATGGCGGCTTCTCGACGCTTCAGGATTTCGGCGGCAGATTAAGCGGTGAGGGCATGGTTTGGGTTCAGGGTGAAAGCAACGACTCCGAGAAGCGTCGCCAGGAAATCATAAATAAGATTAAGCAGGGCAAGATTGAGATTGAAGGCGCCGTGTTGATTGGGCGGCACTGCGAAATCGAGGATGGCGTACGCATCGTAAACAGCTGCATCGATAATTTCACGCGGATCGGCAAGAACGCGGTTATCAGTAACTCAGCGATCATGGACCGAGTCACGATTGGCGACAACGCGGAGGTGCATGACAGCATCATCGGGCGTCATGTTGCAATAAATAGTTCCTGCCGCTGCCCCACAAGGGTTTCGGCGGTCAGCGTTATAGCAGATGATGTCACCTTGGAGGAAGGCTGTAACTTGACGGCGTCAAAGGTGTATCCGCATCAGCGCATCCGAGGCGAATTCCAGAACCAAACCGTAATCGCAAACTAAGCCTTAAACCACTTAAACATCAGATACTGAATCCGCTTCGAGGACAAGTCAGGCACCGCGATGATGAAGCGTTTACGCACAGTCGTGGCTAAGCGCCCGTTCTTGACGATTTCTGTAGCGGATATGTCGCTTCCCGCCCGCTTAACCGTCACCATGTAGGGCGCATGCTCAACGCCTGGGCCATACTTGTAAACGGCGAAGTCCACGCCGAATTTGATGCCGGGCGTCACAATTAAGCCGCTGTCGCGCAAATCATGATAAACCGCATATTTCTCTTCGAATTCATCGTAGAGCTGCTTGGCTTTCTGCCGCAGCTTTTCGAGGCTCACTTCGGCTCCAGTGGGGTTTTCGTAGATTTCGATTTTCTCGGTCTCCGCCAAGTAAAGCCCCTCCATAAGGTCCAAAACCAGCGGCACGTCGAATTCGGGGATTTTAGGTTTAGGGATACCGACGGGTTTGCCGTAGTAGGCGGTTTTGTAGAGGTCAGAGCCTTCGGTGGAGTTCCATACGACAAGGAAGTTTTCGAGGAGTTCCACTTTGATTTTTGCCATTGAAGGCGCCTACATGATGAAGGAAACCAGTCGTGCAGCATCCGCGGCGTCCTCGGCTTTGTCAGCGGAGTTCTCCAGCAACTGCAGAACGTCGCGTAGCAGGAGCAATGCAGGGATATCGATTTTGCTGGCAAGCACCTTTATGGTTAAGGCTCGGTACTGGTCGTCCACGATGCGCTCGGCGATTTCGACGTCTTTGGCGCGTTCCAGGGTTTTTTGGCTGCCGTAGTTGAGCACCATCATGGTTTCCCGGAGCTTCAGAACGGAGTCGAGTACTGCCAGGGAGAGTTTAAGGAGGTCTTTTTTGACTTCTGGTGGTATAGCCCAGTTGTGCTCCATGATTTCTACAAGGTAATATGCTATGCCCTCGCTGAAGTCAGCGATTTCGCTTGAAAGATTGGTGAATCGGAGGAAGTCTTCGCGGGCGTAGAGGATAGCGCCGATTTCGGCGAGTTCCTGGCTTACCATGCGCCGGGCTTTCACCACTTCTTCTTCGCCTGCTTTGATTTCGCTGAACAGTTTACGGACGCTTTCTTTGTCTCCGCTTGCGAAATACTCGACGAGTTGAGGGATTTTCCTTGACACGTCAACTACTTTGCGTAGGTTGTCTTGGCAGGCGTTTAATGCTCTGCGCTTAACACGTTCTTCTGTTTCTGATGGAAGTACCAATAACTTTCCCCCGCTCTAACAGTCCCAGATTTATACCATGTAAGGTTGCACTTGTTCATTAAAAAAGGTAGCTGCTCAAGTTTTTATTTGGCTCCCTAAGTCCTCGAAATTTGCTTTGCACTCAAAGTATCGGTGAAGCAGCGATGGCAAATCAGCGACTGGGGTGCGGACTTGCTGCCAGCTGTCGCGGTCGCGGATCGTAACGGTGCCCTTCTCGAGCGTATCATAGTCTATAGTTATGCCCAGCTGAACGCCTGCTTCGTCTGCGCGGGCGTAGCGTCTGCCTATGCTGCCGGTTTCGTCGTAGTCAGTCATGAAGCCCTCGCAGGCCAGTTGACGCTGGATTTCGCGGGCTTTACAGTCTAAACCGTCTTTGCCCATCAGTGGGTAAATGCCGACTTGGATGGGTGCTATGCTGCGGGGGAAACTCATCACGACACGGTCATCTTTAAGGCCATACGCATATTCTAAGGCGATGTAGAAGAGGCGGTCGCAGCCAAAACTGGGCTCCACCACATGGGGCACAAAGCGTTTGCCACGCACCGTGGTTTTCTGCATGCCGATTTCCAGGTGCTCAGCGAAAACCTGGTAGCCCTCCACCATGACGCTGCCCTTCTCGCGAAGTTCATCGGCGATTTGCTGCGCAGGGACTTTGGCGATTGCCGCCGCAACTTTGCCTGCTTCACCCTTAAAGACGGGTCCCAGCTTAGCCAAAATAGGCTTCACCGTAAGTTCTTCGGTTTCCACTGGGTTTTTGAATTCCTTGTAAACAGTCATGTCTACGCCGCTGGCTTTCATGTGGCAGGACAGGTCAAAATCGGTGCGGTACGCGTGGCCTGAAACCTCAACCCAGCCCCAGCGATCAACGAGGACTTCCTGGTCGAAGCTTTGGCTGCTGTAGTGGGCTTTCTCCCATGTGAGTTTCTCTAGGAACCGCTGCTTCTCCGCGGGGACACCAAGCTCAGTGAGGAGCCGTTTTGCCTGCGCCATAAAGAAGGCTTGCCATTCACTGCGGATAACGCCCTTGTCGAGTGCCTCCCGCACGGTGAAGAGCGTGACGTCCTCGCATTCCTTGAGCCGCGTGTCACAGAGCAGAATAGGCAGCACCTCGTCTTGGACTTCGCAGAGGCGGTCGCATGTGGCTTCTTCTGGGTCAAAGAAGAACTCAAGGTCAGCAATCGTGAATTCTCTTAGGCGAATCAGGCCTTGCCGCGGCGAAATCTCGTTTCGCAGTGCCTTGCCGATGTTGATGCAGCCAAACGGCAGCTTCTCGCGGGCAACGTTGTAGAGGCGGTTGAACTCCACAAAGATGTTCTGTGCCGCTTCGGGTCTGCCGTAGCCTACTGAGCCCGCGTAGGGGCCGATGGTGGTTTCGAACATGGTGAGGTAACGTGTGGGTTCGCCGAAGGTGCCTTTGCAGTCGGGGCAGACGATTTCGTGATGCACCAGTTCCTCATTGATTTCTTCAAGGCTCATTTTTTCTGCTTCGGCGCTGCTGATGCCCTTGTCTTCGAGCAAATGATCCGCGCGGAAGCGTGTGTGGCATTTCTGGCACTCCACCATGGGCTCCTTGAAATGCGCCACGTGCCCCGACGCCTCAAAAACCTTGGCGGGGGTGATAACTGAGGATTCCATCTCGAAGATACCGATTTTTTTGACAAAAAGCTCCCGCAGCCTCGCCTCCACGTTCTGTTTGAGGCGTGCGCCGAGGGGGCCGTAAGTGACAAAGCCGCCGCTGCCGCCATAGATTTCAAAGCTGCTCCAGAAGAAGCCGCGGCGCTTAGCGAGTTCGTTGACTGCGACGAATTTATCGCACACTGGTTTGCTACATTTAACTTCGCTGCTCAAAGCACATTACCTGTTTTATCAACTTAGAAAGGATTAACAATTAAAACATTACCGTTTAAAATTAACTTACTATTGTCTCGTTGTTTAAGGTGAGACATGATCTTTATGAGGGGTCACCCCTATTCTTGGTTATATTGAGTATTGTACATACTTACAGTTTTAATAATGGTCGATTATGCAGGTAAATGTTGATAAAGTTTAGGCGAAAGCAATAATATACTTCTCTAATTAATAATCCAAAATTTCTTAAGTAATCAAGCAGTAAGTATCCAAAATGGTGCTGACTTGCCTGCATACTCACAAATTAAAATCGAACGTTTAAAAAGAAAAGTCTCGCCATACCTTCAAAAAGCTAAGGATCTTTATGAAAGTGGTCATTTCGAAGCTGCGGAAAGAGAAATCAGACACGCCAAAAAAGAATTGTCGAAGGAGAATGCCGCACCTCCAATATTAATGATTCATATTGCAAAGCTCTTAAATAATATAGGTAATGGTTACACTCAGTCAGAAAAGTTTGAAGAATCTTTTAACTGCCTCTCGAAAGCGTTTGAACTCATGTTAACTTATAAAGCAAGCACACAAAACATACGACTCACGTTTAGCAATTTAATTAACCCTGCCTTATTCTGTTGTGAATTTGATTACTTAAAGGACAAAATTAAGTATCTTTCTGAAATACCAATGCCTAAAGAGTTTAAGGATTTATTATTACGGACAAGCAAATCTATAAAAAATTTGGAAAATAATGAACCTGATGTTAAAATCACTCCTCCAGAATGTTGCGGTTCACAATCGACTAAAAGACTTTGTGATTACATTTACATGCCTAACGCTTTGGAAAGAGTGCCTGTTCAATTGGGAATCGACTTGTCCCTTTTTGATCATCAAACACTCTCTTGTTCGATTTCAATTGAACCCGATAAAGGCGTGAAGATTTCCGATGTTTATAAAACAGATAGTTGGAAAAAATTCGGTCTTTCCGAAGCTAAGCAGAAAAAGCAGTTCACACCCAACTTAGTTTTGTTCTTGTCAGAAAATGGGCATATTCCTATGAACTCCATTAAAGTAAAAAACCAATTTGGACAATCAGTTGATTTTGACTTTAAAGAGGTGTTTGCTGAGGTCACAATTCCTTCGTCATATCCCCGTTTCGGGGGTACATTCGGAAGAAAAAGAAGAATACCAAAATTAAAATCTTTTAAATATTTTAGAGGCAAGGCTGGCATTATTGAATGGGAATTAAAGAGCGAGCCTTATTGTGTAGAATTAAAAGTTAAGAATCTTGAAAAAGTCAAGTCTCCCAGTTGCACATTTTCTATTGCATTAGGCTTTTTAACGCCCTTTAAAACAGTTAACCTTAGGAATAGCAGTCTCAACATTTCCGAAAAGTTGAAATTAACCGCTTGTTCACAGAAAAGGATACCATACTTCAATGATCAAAAAGAACCAGGTGCTTTCTTTTCTGTCAGTTTGCCCATTTCTTTATCAGCTAAACAATTTGTAGAAGGTTGGGTACCAAAAAAGATAAGCGGAACCAGTAAATTTGAAATAACAAATCCTTCAGAAACCATTTACCCTGATTACTCCATTTTTGGTTTGCTTTTAAACTACATTATCATACCTGGAAATAAATCAATCTCAATTACGGAATGGGAGCAACCAATCCCGACTGGGTTAGCTCACTTTATAATGGATAAGCAATTTGGTTTTCCACCTTTATGTGCATATACCATAGCTAATAACTCTGAGAAAGAGATCATCACTGAAATGACAACGGAAATAGAGGGATTTTCCAACAGACAAGAAGATATCAAGCAAGTGCTCCCTTATTCAATAGGAAATATCAACCACACACCCCTGCTTAATAAGAATGCTATGAAGCTTAGAGACACAAGCCCTGCATCTTTGAAGGCGGCCGTAAGTATAAACGGCAACATTGCACTAAAAAATACTTTTCAAGTTCAAATGCTTGCTCCGGAAACTATGATTTGGGAGATTCTTAATCCCTTTACCCAAGAAGTTTATAATCTACATGATTTCATTGCAGCATGGGTTACGCCACATTGCATGGAAGTTGAAAAGCTAGTTGCTAGAGCAAAGGAAAAACATCCACAGAAACAACTGTTTGGTTATAGTGGTAATTCTCTTCAAGCGGTTGGTAATTTATATTCTCAATGTGAAGCCATTTTTTTAGCAGTTAAAGAGACAGGTATTACTTATGTTAATGCATCAAATTGTTTTGGGTGGAATGAACCCTATGCATACCAACGTGTAAAACTGCCTACAACTACCCTTATTAGTAGATCAGCTGACTGCATAGATGGTACAGTTCTATTCGCTAGTTTATTAGAGCACGTTGGAATCCAGCCAATAATAATACTTCTTCCGAATCATGCTTTGGTAGGCTGGAAAAAAGTAAAGGATTCTATGGATTTTGAGTTCCTTGAGACAACAGTTATTCCGTCTTGTGATTTTAAGAACGCAATAGAAGCTGCAAAGAAAAGAATCGAGGCAACTCTAGACTACTTTCGAGAAACACATCAACCAATTAGACCCAACTTGACATTCAATGAAGCGGTGGAAATGCTATATATCCGTATTATAGATGTCGCCAAGATGCGAGAAAAAAAGGTTTTCCCTAGAAGCTAAGAAGCAAAAAAGGTTTATCAGCTCTTTTTGCAATTTCAAGAAAGATTTCAGCCAAGAAATCGCTTTTCTATCTTAGGTAGTTTATGTTTATGTTTGGTGTGGCTGCCAACGCGGGTTTTGCCAGTAGCTCTACGAAGCGGAAGCCTTTGGTGGGGTGATACAGGTTGGCGGATGCGCTTCCCCGCACAATCCATGCCGTGTCCAAGCCCATTTCGGTTCCCGCCGCCGCATAAACCAGCTCGCCCTCGGGGATTGCGCCTGCGTCGGTTGCCATCAAAACCGCCTCCATGCACACCAGTGTTCCCGGCGAAATAAGCTCAAGCGTCTTGGCGGCGATGTCAAGAGGCGTTGTTGTGCGCAAATGGATGCGCATCGAGAAGCTTGGCCCAAAAAACGGTATGGTGCCGCGGATGATGGGCACGCCTAGCGCGTCGAGTTTTGCCTTGTTTTCTTCGGTGACGCTTAGCGGGACGCGTTCGAGGCGGCGTTTCTGCCATTCTTCGCGGCGGGCTTTGAGTTCGGGGATTTTGTCGAATAAGTCGGCGTTTTGGGGGTTGACTTCCCAGAACATACCCTGCGGGCAGGTGACGCATATGATTTTGCGGTTTTTTATTTGCTCGGCGGCGCGGACGGCGCTGTCGCCCGTCACGGACGCTACTACCAAAAACTCAAGCGGTTGTGGTGCATCCTGTAGGATAGTTAGGGTTTGGTCTGTGTTTACGGGTCCAGGTCGCTCAAATACCTTCAAGATAGCCATCTCTACAGCGTGATATAGAAGCATCTTGATTTAAAAGCTATTCAAGTCATCGCTTGAGCAATTAATGGTGCTGCCAGCATGTTTCTTTACTGTTTGAGCATAGATGGGATTTAAAAAGATGAAACGTACTTTTGGCAGGATAGCACTATGTTTAGTAATCCTGAAAAAAGAACCGCAGTTATTTGGCTGTGCGCTTCGGTTGTGTGCTTAATACTGATTTTCTTTCCGGGCTTAGTAGGTATTGATGGATTTGACGGCGGCTTCGCTATTTCATTTGTCTGTTTATTCTTGGCGGTTTCTGGTCTTTTTGTATCTGCATTATTTTTTGATCACGCGGGCAAACTTGATAGGTTATTATTCGGTGAAGGCCTGATAGCGCATTGGGTTTATGACCGGCAAGAGTGGGAACGCTTTGCCAAAATAGACCACGTTGAAGATAAGGCTGAAAAAAGAGGGCTTTTTCTTGTGGTAGCAGCGTTTGCATTGTTTTTCGGGTTTTTATTCTGGATATTAGACTCCGATGCTGGATTCATAGTGTTCTTGGCAATGCTGGGGCTGACTGGATTAGTCGGGGTTGTTTGGCAGCTGTCATCTTGGAGCGGACTAAATCATAATCTAGCTGGAACACCTGAAACCTACGTCAGCAAAGACGCACTCTACCTTAATCGCAGGCTCTACGTTTTCCACGACTTCTTAACTAAACTTGATAAAGTTTCTATAAGCGAAAAAAACGGCTGCTTATTCTTGGTATTTAGATACTCCGCGCTCAGTAGGACAGGTACTACTGGGTATTCCACCCGAGTTTTGGTGCCTTCCGGTCCGGGACAAAAAGAAGTAGCCGAGCAAGTGATGAAGCAGATAAAGGGCTAATCAGCCGTTCTTTCTCTCAAAACGCTGCGATTCTGCTTGTAGAATCCACAAACAGTTTTCAGTTTGCCCTAAGGC is a window from the Candidatus Bathyarchaeota archaeon genome containing:
- a CDS encoding UbiA family prenyltransferase: MSSNQAASKASALFALGRPFTSLLGAVAIFAAVFVAAGTGITALWVPAVLAFFVGFTFTSASNTLNDYFDCEADKINHPERPLPSGKISPRAALAYSGVLFAVSLVLGALVALQAGVLSVIVVLAALVLELTYDFSVKKRVKAFGNIFIGLLAVLAFIYGGVIVGNVGPVLFMAAAAFLSITAREVVKDVEDMRGDSNQKSLPKIIGVKKANAIAIALLLLAIVLSVVAYYPLGLLGIGYLGVVLVADAVFLCSMPLLFKNPNKARHIWKYAMMLALVAFIVGGIF
- a CDS encoding YbaN family protein, which codes for MSNHPPISQSKIKKQKALRVLLMIVGTISLALGTIGLFLPILPTTPFLLLAAACYLRSSERMHKWLLGNRWFGEYIKNYQAGRGIPMKTKLVALAVLWGTILYSTFFVVDEVLVLQVVLVAIAVGVSAHLIRLPTFKGTCRNQPQKSL
- a CDS encoding NDP-sugar synthase, which gives rise to MSDNYAPLVGDSYAPDKIRVIIPVGGKATRLLPLTAETSKACLRLLNRPLVEFSLLSLASQGIRNFIFGVKGYTNYRDLFDYFESGYGFSARYNIKPRIHIKYQPNFPDLGSADSARLNMEYYELCNPVFAVQGDNIFDLQVKKLFDFHREKEACLTIVLREVDNVEGFGIADLDKDGRIMRFVEKPLPKDAPSNLANTGLYVISPEVKKIFKEKGVQQIIKEKNRLDFGYDFIPYVIESGRPVYGYTLKGSWFDVGTPKNYLEAMKNLLHGGFSTLQDFGGRLSGEGMVWVQGESNDSEKRRQEIINKIKQGKIEIEGAVLIGRHCEIEDGVRIVNSCIDNFTRIGKNAVISNSAIMDRVTIGDNAEVHDSIIGRHVAINSSCRCPTRVSAVSVIADDVTLEEGCNLTASKVYPHQRIRGEFQNQTVIAN
- the endA gene encoding tRNA-intron lyase — translated: MKVELLENFLVVWNSTEGSDLYKTAYYGKPVGIPKPKIPEFDVPLVLDLMEGLYLAETEKIEIYENPTGAEVSLEKLRQKAKQLYDEFEEKYAVYHDLRDSGLIVTPGIKFGVDFAVYKYGPGVEHAPYMVTVKRAGSDISATEIVKNGRLATTVRKRFIIAVPDLSSKRIQYLMFKWFKA
- a CDS encoding DUF47 domain-containing protein, which codes for MVLPSETEERVKRRALNACQDNLRKVVDVSRKIPQLVEYFASGDKESVRKLFSEIKAGEEEVVKARRMVSQELAEIGAILYAREDFLRFTNLSSEIADFSEGIAYYLVEIMEHNWAIPPEVKKDLLKLSLAVLDSVLKLRETMMVLNYGSQKTLERAKDVEIAERIVDDQYRALTIKVLASKIDIPALLLLRDVLQLLENSADKAEDAADAARLVSFIM
- the glyS gene encoding glycine--tRNA ligase, producing the protein MSSEVKCSKPVCDKFVAVNELAKRRGFFWSSFEIYGGSGGFVTYGPLGARLKQNVEARLRELFVKKIGIFEMESSVITPAKVFEASGHVAHFKEPMVECQKCHTRFRADHLLEDKGISSAEAEKMSLEEINEELVHHEIVCPDCKGTFGEPTRYLTMFETTIGPYAGSVGYGRPEAAQNIFVEFNRLYNVAREKLPFGCINIGKALRNEISPRQGLIRLREFTIADLEFFFDPEEATCDRLCEVQDEVLPILLCDTRLKECEDVTLFTVREALDKGVIRSEWQAFFMAQAKRLLTELGVPAEKQRFLEKLTWEKAHYSSQSFDQEVLVDRWGWVEVSGHAYRTDFDLSCHMKASGVDMTVYKEFKNPVETEELTVKPILAKLGPVFKGEAGKVAAAIAKVPAQQIADELREKGSVMVEGYQVFAEHLEIGMQKTTVRGKRFVPHVVEPSFGCDRLFYIALEYAYGLKDDRVVMSFPRSIAPIQVGIYPLMGKDGLDCKAREIQRQLACEGFMTDYDETGSIGRRYARADEAGVQLGITIDYDTLEKGTVTIRDRDSWQQVRTPVADLPSLLHRYFECKANFEDLGSQIKT